Proteins found in one Pontibacter sp. SGAir0037 genomic segment:
- a CDS encoding nucleotide sugar dehydrogenase has product MLDENNLVIENAKIAVIGLGYVGLPLAIEFGKKYDVLGFDINQQRVEDLREIKDRTLEANLSALAEVVALKQKGTIGLQLSYEVEDLRQYNTYIVTVPTPIDQFKAPDLRPLLRASEMLGAVLKAGDIVVYESTVYPGCTEEDCVPVLEKVSGLVYNRDFFVGYSPERINPGDKINKLTTIKKVTSGSTPAIASRIDDLYRSIIVAGTHKAPSIKVAEAAKAIENAQRDINISFMNELSLIFDRVGIDTNDVLEAASTKWNFLKYKPGLVGGHCIGVDPYYLAHKAEALGYHPQVILSGRRVNDFMAQFVANKVVKLMIEKDHKIKDSRALIMGITFKENCPDVRNTRVVEIYKELTQFGMSADIYDPWADPEEVRSTYGLEILKEVDETILYDAIVVAVSHNEFLHFDFKRYKSRNTVIYDTKAFLNRDLVDGRL; this is encoded by the coding sequence ATGCTCGACGAAAATAATCTGGTAATTGAGAATGCGAAAATTGCTGTAATAGGCCTGGGATATGTTGGGCTGCCGCTTGCCATTGAGTTTGGAAAGAAATATGATGTGCTGGGCTTTGATATCAACCAGCAACGGGTAGAAGACCTGCGCGAGATCAAAGACAGAACCCTGGAAGCAAACCTGTCGGCGCTGGCAGAGGTGGTGGCACTAAAGCAAAAAGGCACTATAGGTTTACAGCTATCATACGAAGTAGAGGACCTGCGGCAGTACAATACCTATATCGTAACCGTACCTACTCCCATAGATCAGTTTAAAGCACCGGACCTCAGGCCTCTCCTGCGGGCTTCCGAAATGTTAGGTGCTGTACTAAAGGCAGGCGATATTGTGGTGTATGAATCGACGGTATACCCTGGCTGTACGGAGGAAGACTGTGTGCCTGTATTGGAAAAAGTATCCGGCCTGGTGTACAACCGCGACTTCTTTGTAGGCTACTCCCCTGAACGCATCAATCCGGGTGATAAAATAAATAAGCTGACCACCATTAAGAAAGTAACCAGCGGTTCTACGCCTGCCATTGCTTCCAGAATCGACGACCTGTACCGCTCTATTATTGTGGCCGGTACGCACAAAGCCCCTAGCATAAAAGTAGCCGAAGCGGCCAAAGCCATCGAGAATGCCCAGCGCGACATCAATATTTCTTTCATGAATGAGTTGTCGCTGATCTTTGATCGGGTAGGCATCGATACCAATGATGTACTGGAGGCAGCCAGCACCAAGTGGAATTTCCTGAAGTATAAGCCAGGCCTGGTAGGAGGGCATTGCATTGGAGTAGACCCCTACTACCTGGCGCATAAGGCCGAAGCACTGGGCTACCATCCGCAGGTTATTTTATCGGGGCGAAGGGTAAACGACTTTATGGCGCAGTTTGTGGCGAATAAGGTGGTGAAACTGATGATTGAAAAAGACCACAAGATAAAAGATTCCCGGGCCTTGATCATGGGTATTACCTTTAAAGAAAACTGCCCCGATGTACGCAATACCCGCGTGGTAGAGATCTATAAAGAGTTGACACAGTTTGGAATGAGTGCCGATATTTACGACCCCTGGGCCGATCCGGAAGAAGTGAGGAGCACCTATGGGTTGGAGATTTTAAAAGAAGTAGATGAAACTATTCTCTACGATGCCATTGTAGTAGCTGTGTCGCATAACGAATTCCTGCATTTCGACTTTAAGCGCTACAAGAGCAGAAATACTGTTATATATGACACTAAAGCCTTCCTGAACCGGGATCTGGTGGATGGGAGGTTGTAG
- a CDS encoding UDP-glucose/GDP-mannose dehydrogenase family protein — MKIAVVGTGYVGLVTGTCFAEVGIDVTCIDIDKRKIENLKQGILPIYEPGLEEMVLRNTQKERLSFSTDIATSVQGCDVAFIAVGTPPGEDGSADLKYVLAVARSIGQNINDYTVVVTKSTVPVGTARKVQQAIEEELELRGVSIPFDVASNPEFLKEGAAIDDFLKPDRIVVGVSSERAEEVMTKLYKPFLMNGHPLIFMDVPSAEMTKYAANAMLATKISFMNDIANLCEVMGADVNMVRKGIGSDARIGNKFIYPGIGYGGSCFPKDVKALIRTASENGYEMQVLKAVESVNENQKSVLYNKIYKHFDGELAGKTFAVWGLSFKPKTDDMREAPSLVIIQKLLEQGAKVRAYDPVAMKEAEHTLKDSIYYGKDEYEALIDADALLLVTEWPEFRSPNFNVVGKLMKGQVIFDGRNIYDAAELREKGFSYYGIGIKQGVQQETIK; from the coding sequence ATGAAAATAGCTGTAGTAGGCACCGGATATGTAGGCTTGGTAACAGGCACCTGTTTTGCCGAGGTGGGTATAGATGTAACCTGCATCGACATTGATAAGCGCAAGATCGAGAATTTAAAGCAAGGCATCCTTCCGATCTACGAGCCGGGCCTGGAAGAGATGGTACTGCGCAACACGCAGAAAGAGCGCCTCTCTTTCTCCACCGACATAGCCACGAGCGTGCAGGGCTGCGATGTGGCCTTTATCGCTGTGGGCACCCCTCCCGGCGAAGACGGCAGCGCCGACCTGAAGTACGTTCTGGCCGTTGCCCGCAGCATCGGCCAGAACATCAACGACTACACGGTGGTGGTGACCAAGAGCACCGTGCCCGTGGGCACGGCCAGGAAGGTGCAGCAGGCGATCGAAGAGGAGCTGGAGCTGCGCGGGGTGAGCATCCCCTTCGACGTGGCCTCCAACCCGGAGTTCCTCAAAGAGGGGGCAGCCATCGACGACTTCCTCAAGCCTGACCGCATCGTGGTGGGGGTATCCTCCGAGCGGGCCGAAGAGGTGATGACCAAGCTCTACAAGCCCTTCCTGATGAACGGCCACCCGCTCATTTTCATGGACGTGCCTTCGGCTGAGATGACCAAGTACGCGGCCAACGCCATGCTGGCCACCAAGATCAGCTTCATGAACGACATCGCCAACCTCTGCGAGGTGATGGGCGCCGACGTGAACATGGTGCGCAAGGGCATCGGCTCCGACGCCCGCATCGGCAACAAGTTCATCTACCCGGGCATCGGCTACGGCGGCTCGTGCTTTCCCAAAGACGTGAAGGCGCTCATCAGGACGGCCTCCGAGAACGGCTACGAGATGCAGGTGCTCAAGGCGGTGGAGAGCGTGAACGAGAACCAGAAGTCGGTGCTCTACAACAAGATATACAAGCACTTCGACGGCGAACTGGCCGGCAAAACCTTCGCCGTGTGGGGGCTTTCGTTCAAACCCAAGACGGACGACATGCGGGAGGCTCCTTCGCTGGTGATCATTCAGAAGCTGCTGGAGCAGGGAGCCAAGGTGCGAGCCTACGACCCGGTGGCCATGAAGGAGGCAGAGCACACCCTGAAAGACAGCATCTACTACGGCAAGGACGAGTATGAGGCGCTCATAGACGCCGACGCCCTGCTGCTGGTGACCGAGTGGCCGGAGTTCCGGTCTCCCAACTTCAACGTGGTGGGCAAACTGATGAAGGGCCAGGTGATCTTCGACGGCCGCAACATCTACGACGCAGCAGAGCTACGCGAGAAGGGCTTTAGCTACTATGGCATAGGCATTAAGCAAGGTGTACAACAAGAAACAATTAAGTAG